The genomic interval AATTATATGCCAAAGTAGATATTAAATATCAGTCTTTGAGGCGAAATGCAATCGATCATGGttaagaattaatttaatttcttaaatgtACCTTATATGTTTTACATTTGGATGTCAGTTTAACAACATGCATGTAGCTTTATTTTTAggatcaattattaattttatcataTGATTTCAGAATTCAATTAATTAAGTAATTGAAACAGAATGAATTGAttgtataaaattataataaatatcacTTTATGAAATTATTTATGTGGATATATGGATATAATTCTAACGTGTAAAGGCCTTAGTAAACAAATGATACCATGTCCTTAGGTGTAGATTTTATTGTGGTATCAATATATACTAGTGATATCAATCTATATTATAGGCGCTACCAATTTTTAATGGTACAAATCTATGTTATGAGTGATATAAAATAATAGTAATCTACTAATTTATTTACAGGTTATAGGTGATACCAATCTCTGATATAGATGGTATCCATCTGGTACGTgctactttaaaaaataaaaaaaaatgataattttatttaGTCTTATTGATTATTTTTAGGATGATCGGTCCAGTCTCACGGAAGTTTCCATCCGTCATTAGGGTAAATTGAGAAGCACACGCGGTGGCCAATCCAGAAGTCCAACATCTTTAGGTTACGCCCCCCATTTGAAGGAAAATTCCTGTAAATATGTCATAGCTGGAGTTCGAACCGTGGGTACTTGGATGATAATCTTAATGTCTTACCACGATACCATGACCCCATATATACGTGTTACTCATCTGTATTACAGGTGGTACAAATCTGGATTATAAGTGTTACCAAATAATAGTGTTGTAAGTAGTACTATATACAATGCATATTGATGTCACTTTACTAcctatatataatatttattagtAGCACTGTAAagtgctaattttttttttaaatgacattTGAAGATTAACACATAAATCATACCAAGATTCATACATGAAAGAAGTAGTCGATCTTCACACGATATGCATATAGGTTCTGCATGCATGTTCATGCCCCTCAACTTAGTTGAGTTGGTCTGTATGGTATAATTATCAAATCAAGAAAGGGTTGATTTCCGATAAAGTAGAGAGAAATATCCTCCTATGTGATAGTCTATTCAGTTTTTTGATTTATCTCTTTATTGATAATTATATGATCTACCTTATGGGACGTCCGGGATCCATGTATAACCTTTTGTAAAATCTACATGCAAGTTCTAATATTCCGGATGTCATTTGTTAATGAATTATTGGCGAAAGAAAACCGtgcatttgttattattttacaccctattttatttaaaagaatGTAGAAGATTTATTCATAAAGAcacattttcataataaatttaataatcatCTTAATTTATATTCTAAATCTTGTTATAACCTATGTGTCAAGAAATTTTCTGGGCTAGGCATGTGTATGCCTCATGTTTTTCTTAGACGAATGAACCTGCTTTATACAAAATAGTCAGTTAGTTGTACATAAATTGATTTCAACAATTTTGATCATTAATGCATACGTTTTAAATCTATTTTGCATTCTCAGAAATTCAAATGATAGTATTTGAGATATTCTTTTGTTAcaatattaaacttaaatttgcTACATTTGTGATCTTATAATCAATTGATTGCACTCTATTTTTGCTTGTAGATTTTGAACTAAATTAAAGGAAATGGAAGCCTTTTCTCATGTTCCCCCTGGTTTTCGTTTTCACCCGACTGATGAAGAACTTGTTGATTATTATCTTAGAAAAAAAGTGGAGTCAAGAAGGATTGATCTAGATATTATAAAAGATGTAGATCTATATAAAATTGAGCCATGGGACCTTCAAGGTACAACGTCAACACATAATACTTTATATTCTATATATTCTAAGCTTCTATATGTATATACCTCTTGTCGTAGAAAAATGCAAGATAGGAGTAGAAGAACAAAATGATTGGTACTTCTTTAGCCACAAAGACAAGAAGTATCCGACTGGGACTCGTACAAATCGAGCAACAACAGCTGGATTCTGGAAGGCAACGGGAAGAGACAAACCAATTTATACAAACAACAATTTGATAGGCATGAGGAAGACATTGGTATTCTACAGAGGTCGAGCGCCAAATGGACTAAAGTCGGACTGGATCATGCATGAGTATCGTCTCGAAACAAATGAGAATGCACCTCCTCAAGTAAGTGCACGTAACAATGCATAGAACTTACAAGCATTTAATGAATGTTGACAAAAGTGTGCAAAGTCATGGATGCTTGGgtatacaaattaaaattttgtctCCATGTTTCAGGAGGAGGGATGGGTTGTGTGTAGGGTTTTTAAGAAGAAAATCGCTGCCATGAGAATTGAAAATGAACACTATTCATCTTTCTGGTATAATGACTACATGTCCTTACCTAATTTCGATTCCACAAATCAACATGACTCACACTTGGAGATGGAATACCACCAACATCATCAACTTTTCAATTGCAAGCCAGAGGTAGAGATGCACCACCAATTGCCGCATGATTCCTTCCTACAACTTCCCCAGCTTGAGAGCCATGTTTACATCAACCAAGCAAGTCCTCTCCAACCATCCAACATTGATGAACAAATGCATTCAAACAAGCACCTTCAACTCATCTCGACATATGCTACTGATATCACCAGAGACACTAAGGAAGCAGGTGAGAATATAACAGATTGGAGGGCTCTTgataagtttgttgcatcacaaCTCTGCCATGATGAGATCTACAAAGAATgcattttctccaatttatcTGCTGAtgttcaaacatcaaaaaagtgTGACGGAACTACCAAATCCACTTCGACTTCCAACTTAATTGAATtgtgaaagtaaaaaaaaaaaagacattaataaaaatatacatatataCACATAACATACTAATTCTAGGATTCAAATAAGTTTCAAAAGAGAACCATACAGAACCATATATTTGTGTACATATATAATAAGCAAAAGTTGTTAGGAGGTTGAGGTTGGTTCTTACAATTATTATGAATTTCTTCCTCACTAAGAACATTGTATGAGATTGATTTATTGTGAAGAAGGCTTGGGTAGTTAATTCTGTCTTCATTATCGAAGAAGCAAAAGGTTGTATAGCATGAACCCATTGGACATTAATTATTATCTTGTCCATGATTGGCATGCAGTACTCTACAAAATACTAGATATTTATATTTGCATATGTAAAAGTGAATTTTCACTGAACTACATGCAATTTATCCTTTATTTGTTATTACACTATTAGAATAATATTCTTTAAGGATATATCAATGTTCATATAATAAATTTTTGATGACACTAAAATTTAGTGACATCATTGAAAAACGCTCTATAAAATAATGTTCTCATATTTCTGACATTTTCGATGTCGATATATAATATCAATACTAACTTCAAAAGTATCATAATATAGGGATATAATGAAgtctaaaatatcaaaaaaaaaaaacatatcttAAGGGAATTTATAATTGTCACCTAAACTCATTTATTTTGACATTTATAAATgtcttattttttataaggacaaTCAAAATTATTAGTAAAGATAATTTATAAGATCATTTTAAAATGTCAGTTTAACTaatttataatgacattaataaATGCcaatataataatttataaatacattaaaaattatctttaatatttatttagaatatatatatatatatatatatatatattctaaattcAATATTCATATATCATCATAATTCATCCACTGTgagatataaaaattaaataataaatacaatttagaaataactttataaaattttctgagaatttttagtAATGTTTTAGGATTTAAACGGAGCCCGTATGAcatatttaaagaaataaatctattaaagTTAGAGGAAGCTTGCCTGTTTAGATTATCACGTAAGTGGGAGTTAGTTAATGCGATTAACTTAAAGTTAGATTAATTAACCTAGATATAAAACCTAGGTTTCCTATTCATTTTCCTATTCATTTCCCTATTCCTCCCTGATTCTTCTTATTCTCCCAATATCACCACcgccccctctccctctcttcttctcttcatcgTCACCTCCTTCTCTTCATTACTGTTGAATAATCGCCAACGTTGAAGAGTACGGTGTGTAGCCTTTTGCCAGCCAGAAGCAGTAGATTGCTATCACGGGGTAGTGATGGCTTCGTGGGCACGTTGCTGGAAAGGGTACCGGAAGGACATGGGAGAGCCGACCATCATCTTCTCTTTTTCTCCTAATTTCCATCGATCCATGCCCTAGCTCATCAATGCTGCCATTTTTCTCTTTGATTGTTCCACATCCGATCGAACTATGCCTTTGTTAACCGTGGCCCCGGTCGAGTGCCACCACCGGAGCGCCTTCTTCCTCATCCATCTCCATCCAACACCGGTAATCACCCTAGCAAGGAGGAAAGGGGTATTCCCTTCCTAATTTAAGGCCACTATGCGCTCCACCCCGAGCAGATCACCGACTCCTTTTGCCACCACCGACTACCGTGAACCCTTGCCAAAGAGAAGTCATAGGGTAACAAACTTCTCTACCCTATTAGTGTAATTTGTTTTAGTTTTTGTTACAATCAAATTAGGAGGAAATATATGGAGGAGTTAAATTAGTAATAACAATGTTTAATATGATAATCCCAATTAGGTTCATTGACTATCTCTAGGGGTGTCTGGCCTAGCCCTATGGAAGTTTCCCACCTGGTACCAGGGTAAATTAGGAAGCACATGCTACGGCCAGCCCAAAAGCCCAGCATCTTTTGATTGCACCCCCACCCCCCCCAATAATTTGGAgggaaaattcctacaaatatgcCATAACTAGGGATTGAACCACAGGTGCCTAGGTGATAACTTGGATGTTCTACCACGACatcattgttagttagagccctagagctaatcatatgatgattgttgtatggactcattgtatcatattcttatgtatataaaggggtttgttttggttattatacttacttgtattggtgccaaataactaagtataatagcgtccttgagtagaaagttcttatctatatcaatcgattggttgaatcgatagtgagatggtatagagaacattactcttaatcattcctagtcaagtattaacattcagtgaaaatgttaatgcgacgagactagcatgtagatcaacttgatgacttgatctcacaagtcatggatgtagagatatcaagttgacacatgagtatgcattggagaatgtatactgaatgacccgccatgagaaagtatcatagatcgttatttgagtgtcatatactttctgatgtggctattagtatgactattagtccttggacctgaagtcaccatggttccctacataatgagttacatactttggcttcgtcaaacgtcacccgtaactaagTGGACtctaaaggcgattactgggtatgtaacaaattatgcggagggatgtgagtgatgtagatgggatctatccctcctatatagcGAGAGTggcatcgttattcttgatagagtgagaccactaagtgcatgaccatgctcaaatgagtcaatatgagatattgagctcatttgattagagtgagtctacttggagttcaagatttagattgatcagaggatgacaccgtctatgcctcaaattgatcaatctagatgtcaaggatgttggtgcaaccttaggtcaaggttgacctggttgacccgactcgagttgacgtgactcgagttgtattttgatgtttgacttgggaagattgtcggtgcaaccttaggtcaaggttgacctagttgtgttgcatgttgatgtttgacactcgtgagagagttctattcttgatgtgggacaagaatagatgtttgggagattattggtgcaaccgtaggtcagggttgacctggttgacctgattcgggaaaagtccaagtatggagacttggcacggaaaagtccaagtagggagcttggcactggaaaagtccaagtatggagacttggcacggaaaagtccaagcagggagcttggcacgcgaaaagtccaagtatggagacttggcactggaaaagtccaagtatggagacttggcacggggaaagtcctggtgagtgaagccaggcagtgggaaagtcctaactgggatgttaggcaattggaaagtcctggtgagtgaagccaggcagtgggaaagtcctaactgggatgttaggcagtgtggaaatcctggtgagtgaagccaggtggaaagtcctggtgagtaaagccgggcaagggaaaatccagatggatcaagggtgatcggacatctggtgttgagaagtccaagtgagtgaagcttggcatatggagtcggagagggctcggtagctcgttctccgaactaggttagagagggcactctaaacctaggagttggatcggactggtgaccgatccagtgatattgcgtttgccctgatcggtctggtgaccgatcagaatcagatcagtggctcactgattgtaatctgatcggtccggcgATCGGAGGCAACGCAACTTGCGAGAAGAAagtcgtggatcggtctgctgaccgatccacactgatcgatcggcggaccgatcgggcatagatcgatggcgtgaggcgaagcccgatcggtctatggaccgatcagaggttctcgatcggtccacagaccgatcggggcttgatcgcgacacctgatcggtccgggaccgatcggtgacaaaagCTTCGCGCGCTAGGCCGATcagaccgatcgagttctagccgttgcgacgcaacggctagtttcaggtataaaggggtcgagggctgctgctgcactacttcttcttcctcttctcttctgctacagagctgctgttctggtgcttgagctttgttgagctcttcttcgcaagcttcgcgtgagcttctcgactgggatatcctgctgttgtaggtgttctgaggagctgctgcttcaacgaatccagtcggcgaggaggcaagaaaacctgtgtttttacatttattgttcttgtcttcttgtatttcttgttgtattcctttcttgctgttgcaagaatattgtggcgaggtttctccacccacaaggagtatattgtattagccggttttccggggactcatccaccgacggattgataggcttcgtccaccttacggacacgccgaggagtaggagtttcatctccgaacctcgttacatcgacgagttgaggtttggtttgttttgttttcgtttccttttgttatttccgctgctaacctaatttgtagaaagaaacgagcaaagatttggggtcggctattcacacccccctctctagccgtacgaaggatcctaacaagtggtatcagagcgaaggttcgctcttcatcggatcaacacccgtgggagcaaagctagagaatggatctctatggagaagacgtcaccattccacccttctacgaatgcggcgacttcgcgtattggaaggtaaggatgaagtattttcttatgactaacataatgaattggttttgtgtacaagaaggatttactcctccggtggataaggaaggaaaaccacttgagaagaaggagtggacaagagaacaaattcacaaatccgaaatcaacgaagaggtaacgaaaataattgaattttcattgcctactaacatcttgtgtaagataggttacaacaatgccaaggaattatgggataacttggccaagtaccatgaagagagctccacttcaagccatgaagaggagcctagtgagccaagtagctcacatcatgaagggagcaaattggaagttgagggttactcaacatctaaagaagaagaggaagtgagttcttcttcaagatcggagcacgaagaagaagcttctaccttcgggagggatgaagaagagagcatccattcatcctcaaccctaggtaactcaaacactttaagttcaagtaaattgcatataatgtgttttgagtgtagggaatttgggcactacaagagtaagtgtccaaagagggttagaaagactccaccggcgccaaaagtcaagggagccggagtcccgacacgcaagggcaaggagcacgtggtgtgtttccaatgcaagcgaaggggacactataggagccaatgtccgagggggaggcaatctcacaaggacaagagaccgagcacatcgatagggggagctaaggcaaaccctaaggtaatctctaaggttcattattgcaattctaataaaactcatgctagtagttttgttgcaattgttaataatgataagcatgttaactttaggaaccaatacatgtgcttaggagctaaacatgttagcctaggtaaggataacactagaaataccaaccctaggattaacgcttctaaagttaaggaaaacctaggtagaaatcccaagaaaacaagac from Zingiber officinale cultivar Zhangliang chromosome 6B, Zo_v1.1, whole genome shotgun sequence carries:
- the LOC121990121 gene encoding NAC domain-containing protein 7-like, which translates into the protein MEAFSHVPPGFRFHPTDEELVDYYLRKKVESRRIDLDIIKDVDLYKIEPWDLQEKCKIGVEEQNDWYFFSHKDKKYPTGTRTNRATTAGFWKATGRDKPIYTNNNLIGMRKTLVFYRGRAPNGLKSDWIMHEYRLETNENAPPQEEGWVVCRVFKKKIAAMRIENEHYSSFWYNDYMSLPNFDSTNQHDSHLEMEYHQHHQLFNCKPEVEMHHQLPHDSFLQLPQLESHVYINQASPLQPSNIDEQMHSNKHLQLISTYATDITRDTKEAGENITDWRALDKFVASQLCHDEIYKECIFSNLSADVQTSKKCDGTTKSTSTSNLIEL